From a single Oncorhynchus tshawytscha isolate Ot180627B linkage group LG29, Otsh_v2.0, whole genome shotgun sequence genomic region:
- the LOC112252991 gene encoding N-alpha-acetyltransferase 50 isoform X2: MKGRIELGDVTPHNIKQLKRLNQVIFPVSYNDKFYKDVLEVGELAKLAYFNDIAVGAVCCRVDHSQNQKRLYIMTLGCLAPYRRLGIGTKMLNHVLNICEKDGTFDNIYLHVQISNESAIDFYQKFGFEIIETKKNYYKRIEPADAHVLQKSLRSPCAPPGEELQKTE; the protein is encoded by the exons ATGAAAGG CCGGATAGAGCTGGGGGATGTTACGCCCCACAACATTAAACAGTTGAAACGCCTCAACCAGGTCATCTTTCCCGTCAGCTACAATGACAAGTTCTACAAGGACGTGCTCGAAGTGGGAGAGCTCGCCAAGCTAG CATACTTCAATGACATTGCGGTGGGGGCAGTGTGCTGCAGAGTGGACCACTCTCAGAACCAGAAGAGACTGTATATCATGACACTGGGCTGCCTAGCGCCCTACCGCAGGTTAGGCATAG GAACAAAGATGCTGAACCATGTGTTAAACATCTGCGAGAAGGATGGCACCTTTGACAACATTTACCT TCACGTGCAGATCAGCAACGAGTCGGCCATCGACTTCTACCAGAAGTTTGGCTTTGAGATCATCGAGACGAAAAAGAACTACTACAAGAGGATAGAGCCTGCAGACGCCCACGTGCTTCAGAAGAGCCTGCGCAGCCCGTGTGCGCCCCCTGGGGAAGAGCTGCAGAAGACCGAGTAG
- the LOC112252991 gene encoding N-alpha-acetyltransferase 50 isoform X1, with translation MKGSRIELGDVTPHNIKQLKRLNQVIFPVSYNDKFYKDVLEVGELAKLAYFNDIAVGAVCCRVDHSQNQKRLYIMTLGCLAPYRRLGIGTKMLNHVLNICEKDGTFDNIYLHVQISNESAIDFYQKFGFEIIETKKNYYKRIEPADAHVLQKSLRSPCAPPGEELQKTE, from the exons ATGAAAGG TAGCCGGATAGAGCTGGGGGATGTTACGCCCCACAACATTAAACAGTTGAAACGCCTCAACCAGGTCATCTTTCCCGTCAGCTACAATGACAAGTTCTACAAGGACGTGCTCGAAGTGGGAGAGCTCGCCAAGCTAG CATACTTCAATGACATTGCGGTGGGGGCAGTGTGCTGCAGAGTGGACCACTCTCAGAACCAGAAGAGACTGTATATCATGACACTGGGCTGCCTAGCGCCCTACCGCAGGTTAGGCATAG GAACAAAGATGCTGAACCATGTGTTAAACATCTGCGAGAAGGATGGCACCTTTGACAACATTTACCT TCACGTGCAGATCAGCAACGAGTCGGCCATCGACTTCTACCAGAAGTTTGGCTTTGAGATCATCGAGACGAAAAAGAACTACTACAAGAGGATAGAGCCTGCAGACGCCCACGTGCTTCAGAAGAGCCTGCGCAGCCCGTGTGCGCCCCCTGGGGAAGAGCTGCAGAAGACCGAGTAG